In Euphorbia lathyris chromosome 9, ddEupLath1.1, whole genome shotgun sequence, the following are encoded in one genomic region:
- the LOC136205209 gene encoding uncharacterized protein, protein MTKPSYLHVALTSQTDGGNKSGDDSTSQGNKSGRSGGNDEGIVLVFRLLAGNSNYIPWSHSMIHALRAKRKLMFIMEEDLKPSISAPDYEKWCALDSLVFSWLINSMEKDVALCFIYATSARALWKEAEQRFAEKNGLQLFHLKQELSIITQGSLSISSYFLRLKRIWDEITALQPSTACTCGESKQIIQDLDGTDRVMKFLS, encoded by the exons ATGACTAAACCTAGCTATCTCCATGTGGCTCTCACCTCTCAAACCGATGGCGGAAACAAAAGCGGTGATGATTCAACATCACAGGGGAACAAATCAGGCAGATCTGGTGGAAACGATGAAG GAATCGTTCTGGTTTTCAGACTTTTAGCCGGAAATAGCAATTACATACCGTGGAGTCATTCTATGATTCATGCACTCAGAGCAAAGAGGAAGTTGATGTTCATCATGGAGGAGGATCTGAAACCATCGATATCAGCACCAGATTATGAGAAATGGTGTGCACTTGATAGTTTGGTGTTTTCATGGCTGATAAATTCAATGGAGAAAGATGTAGCACTTTGCTTCatatatgcaacttctgctcgTGCACTTTGGAAGGAAGCAGAACAACGATTTGCTGAGAAAAATGGCCTCCAATTGTTTCATCTGAAACAGGAACTCAGCATAATTACTCAGGGAAGTCTCTCTATATCCTCTTATTTTCTAAGGCTTAAACGAATTTGGGATGAAATAACAGCTTTACAGCCTTCTACTGCTTGCACTTGTGGTGAATCTAAACAAATTATCCAGGATTTAGATGGGACTGATAGAGTTATGAAGTTTCTTTCTTGA